The following proteins are co-located in the Camarhynchus parvulus chromosome 17, STF_HiC, whole genome shotgun sequence genome:
- the ADAMTSL2 gene encoding ADAMTS-like protein 2 isoform X2 has protein sequence MKISKWRWSSISISAQLQLKGTLALLLVGNVVFVIAQDLAQTSNSLEEGSDVTAYWWGEWTKWTACTRTCGGGVKSQERHCLRQRRKSVSGLANKTCTGTSKRYQLCKVQECPVNGRSFREEQCSSFNSHVYNGRTYQWKPLYPDDYVHISSKPCDLHCTTVDGQRQLMVQARDGTSCKYTDFRGVCVSGKCEPIGCDGILFSTHTLDKCGVCQGDGSSCTHVTGSYRKGNSHLGYSLVTHIPAGARDIQIVERKKSADVLAVADEAGYYFFNGNYKVDSPKNFNIAGTVFKYRRPMDVYETGIEYIVAQGPTNQGLNIMVWNQNGKNPSITFEYTLLRKPHSKNLQPIYYTFSESESEESREFDGDVPLGFIQHNATYFGKISRERVDLENQVFGRQDTEEDLNLSKGQETNEVYERAETIDCEPKLKGKQPQDSNVTRSTYQTDHDDREPEGRLSSREFLLENAITDKLLGKTSDSKELLLNITMNSIFAQGDPTNSVGSPLDSLYVDYEDSDGLVTYSVNSTFMELSNGKATNTSAETPFSNATVTMSSPQGNRTHKARNRLKLLRKGQGVSAADMYRWKLSSHEPCSSTCTTGVMSTYAMCVRYDGIEVDDAYCDAMTRPEPIHEFCAGRECQPRWETSSWSECSRTCGEGYQFRIVRCWKMISPGFDSSVYSDLCEAADIARPDERKVCKNPACGPQWEMSEWSECPARCGERSVVTRDIRCSEEEKLCDASARPLAEKNCTGPPCDRQWTVSDWGPCSGGCGQGRMIRHVYCKTSDGRVVPESQCNLDTKPLAIHPCGDKNCPSHWLAQDWERCNTTCGRGVKKRIVLCLEIVNGKIKTRSPSDCDVAKKPVEESTCFERPCFKWYTTPWSECTKTCGIGVRMRDVKCYQGKDIVRGCDPLVKPVGKQTCDLQPCPTEPPDDSCQDQAGTNCALAIKVNLCSHWYYSKACCRSCRAPHS, from the exons ATGAAGATATCCAAGTGGAGGTGGAGCAGCATCTCCAtcagtgctcagctgcagctgaaaggCACCCTGGCCCTTCTTCTTGTGGGCAATGTTGTCTTTGTCATAGCTCAG gacctggcacagACGTCCAACAGCCTGGAGGAGGGCTCAGATGTCACTGCTTACTGGTGGGGAGAGTGGACCAAGTGGACAGCGTGCACCAGGACCTGTGGGGGAGGTGTGAAATCCCAGGAGAGGCactgcctgaggcagag GAGGAAGTCAGTGAGTGGGCTGGCTAATAAAACTTGCACTGGAACATCCAAAAGATACCAGCTCTGCAAAGTCCAA GAGTGCCCTGTGAACGGAAGGAGCTTCCGAGAGGAGCAGTGTTCATCATTTAACTCCCATGTGTACAATGGCAGAACCTATCAATGGAAACCTTTATATCCTG ATGACTATGTTCACATTTCTAGCAAGCCCTGTGACCTTCATTGCACCACCGTGGATGGTCAGAGACAGTTAATGGTTCAGGCCAGGGATGGAACATCCTGCAAATACACGGATTTCCGAGGGGTTTGCGTGTCTGGAAAATGTGAG CCCATTGGCTGTGATGGCATTCTCTTTTCCACCCACACCTTGGATAAATGTGGAGTTTGCCAAGGAGATGGGAGCAGCTGCACCCACGTAACCGGCAGTTACCGGAAAGGAAATTCTCATCTTG GCTATTCCCTGGTCACGCACATTCCCGCCGGAGCGAGGGATATCCAGATAGTGGAACGGAAAAAGTCTGCAGATGTTCTGG CTGTGGCTGATGAAGCTGGGTACTATTTCTTCAATGGGAACTATAAAGTGGACAGCCCAAAGAACTTCAACATTGCAGGCACGGTGTTCAAGTACCGCCGGCCCATGGACGTGTACGAGACTGGCATCGAGTACATTGTTGCCCAGGGACCCACAAATCAAGGGCTGAACATAATG GTCTGGAATCAAAATGGCAAGAACCCATCCATCACGTTTGAATACACTCTGCTGAGGAAGCCACACTCAAAGAATCTGCAGCCCATCTACTACACCTTCTCCGAGTCGGAGAGCGAGGAGAGCCGCGAGTTCGACGGGGACGTGCCACTGGGCTTTATCCAGCACAATGCAACCTATTTTGGGAAAATCTCCAGGGAAAGGGTAGACTTGGAGAACCAGGTGTTTGGAAGGCAGGACACGGAGGAAGATTTAAACTTGAGCAAAGGTCAGGAAACCAATGAGGTCTATGAAAGAGCAGAAACAATTGACTGTGAGCCAAAACTGAAGGGCAAACAACCCCAAG ATTCAAACGTAACCAGGTCTACTTACCAGACAGACCATGACGACAGAGAGCCCgagggcaggctcagctccagggaGTTCCTTCTGGAGAACGCCATCACGGACAAGCTGCTGGGCAAGACCTCGGActccaaggagctgctgctcaacATCACCATGAACAGCATCTTTGCCCAGGGAGACCCAACCAACTCGGTGGGGTCACCTCTTGACAGCCTCTACGTGGACTACGAGGACAGCGATGGCCTCGTCACCTACTCGGTCAACAGCACCTTCATGGAGCTGAGCAATGGCAAAGCCACCAACACCTCTGCAGAGACGCCCTTCTCCAACGCCACCGTCACCATGAGCAGCCCTCAGGGGAACAGAACCCACAAAGCAAG AAACAGATTGAAGTTGTTAAGAAAGGGCCAAGGTGTGAGTGCTGCTGACATGTACAGGTGGAAGCTTTCCTCCCACGAACCCTGCAGCTCTACATGCACCACAG GAGTGATGTCCACTTACGCCATGTGTGTTCGCTATGATGGGATCGAGGTGGACGATGCCTACTGTGATGCCATGACCCGGCCCGAACCCATCCATGAAttctgtgctgggagagagTGCCAGCCAAG GTGGGAGACGAGCAGCTGGAGCGAGTGCTCGCGCACGTGCGGCGAGGGGTACCAGTTCCGCATCGTGCGCTGCTGGAAGATGATCTCACCGGGCTTCGACAGCTCCGTCTACAGCGACCTGTGCGAGGCGGCCGACATCGCCCGGCCCGACGAGCGCAAGGTCTGCAAGAACCCGGCCTGCGGGCCCCAGTGGGAGATGTCTGAGTGGTCAGAG TGCCCGGCGCGCTGCGGGGAGCGGAGCGTGGTGACAAGGGACATCCGCTGCTCGGAGGAGGAGAAGCTCTGCGATGCCAGCGCCCGGCCCCTGGCCGAGAAGAACTGCACGGGGCCACCGTGTGACCGGCAGTGGACAGTGTCCGACTGGGGACCG TGCAGCGGCGGCTgcgggcagggcaggatgaTCCGGCACGTGTACTGCAAAACCAGCGACGGGCGCGTGGTGCCCGAGTCCCAGTGCAACCTGGACACCAAACCCCTGGCCATCCACCCCTGTGGGGACAAGAACTGCCCCTCGCACTGGCTGGCACAGGACTGGGAGCGG TGCAACACGACGTGTGGCCGGGGTGTGAAGAAGAGGATCGTGCTCTGCCTGGAGATTGTCAATGGCAAGATCAAGACCCGCAGCCCCTCTGACTGTGACGTGGCCAAGAAGCCCGTGGAGGAGAGCACGTGCTTCGAGAGGCCCTGCTTCAAGTGGTACACCACCCCCTGGTCTGag TGCACAAAAACCTGTGGGATTGGCGTGAGGATGCGGGATGTGAAGTGCTACCAGGGCAAGGACATCGTGCGGGGCTGCGACCCGCTGGTGAAGCCGGTGGGCAAACAGACCTGtgacctgcagccctgccccacagagcccccag atGACAGCTGCCAGGACCAGGCAGGAACCAACTGTGCCTTGGCCATCAAGGTGAACCTGTGCAGCCACTGGTACTACAGCAAAGCCTGCTGCCGCTCCTGCCGTGCCCCCCACTCCTag
- the ADAMTSL2 gene encoding ADAMTS-like protein 2 isoform X3, whose translation MKISKWRWSSISISAQLQLKGTLALLLVGNVVFVIAQQDLAQTSNSLEEGSDVTAYWWGEWTKWTACTRTCGGGVKSQERHCLRQRRKSVSGLANKTCTGTSKRYQLCKVQECPVNGRSFREEQCSSFNSHVYNGRTYQWKPLYPDDYVHISSKPCDLHCTTVDGQRQLMVQARDGTSCKYTDFRGVCVSGKCEPIGCDGILFSTHTLDKCGVCQGDGSSCTHVTGSYRKGNSHLGYSLVTHIPAGARDIQIVERKKSADVLAVADEAGYYFFNGNYKVDSPKNFNIAGTVFKYRRPMDVYETGIEYIVAQGPTNQGLNIMVWNQNGKNPSITFEYTLLRKPHSKNLQPIYYTFSESESEESREFDGDVPLGFIQHNATYFGKISRERVDLENQVFGRQDTEEDLNLSKDSNVTRSTYQTDHDDREPEGRLSSREFLLENAITDKLLGKTSDSKELLLNITMNSIFAQGDPTNSVGSPLDSLYVDYEDSDGLVTYSVNSTFMELSNGKATNTSAETPFSNATVTMSSPQGNRTHKARNRLKLLRKGQGVSAADMYRWKLSSHEPCSSTCTTGVMSTYAMCVRYDGIEVDDAYCDAMTRPEPIHEFCAGRECQPRWETSSWSECSRTCGEGYQFRIVRCWKMISPGFDSSVYSDLCEAADIARPDERKVCKNPACGPQWEMSEWSECPARCGERSVVTRDIRCSEEEKLCDASARPLAEKNCTGPPCDRQWTVSDWGPCSGGCGQGRMIRHVYCKTSDGRVVPESQCNLDTKPLAIHPCGDKNCPSHWLAQDWERCNTTCGRGVKKRIVLCLEIVNGKIKTRSPSDCDVAKKPVEESTCFERPCFKWYTTPWSECTKTCGIGVRMRDVKCYQGKDIVRGCDPLVKPVGKQTCDLQPCPTEPPDDSCQDQAGTNCALAIKVNLCSHWYYSKACCRSCRAPHS comes from the exons ATGAAGATATCCAAGTGGAGGTGGAGCAGCATCTCCAtcagtgctcagctgcagctgaaaggCACCCTGGCCCTTCTTCTTGTGGGCAATGTTGTCTTTGTCATAGCTCAG caggacctggcacagACGTCCAACAGCCTGGAGGAGGGCTCAGATGTCACTGCTTACTGGTGGGGAGAGTGGACCAAGTGGACAGCGTGCACCAGGACCTGTGGGGGAGGTGTGAAATCCCAGGAGAGGCactgcctgaggcagag GAGGAAGTCAGTGAGTGGGCTGGCTAATAAAACTTGCACTGGAACATCCAAAAGATACCAGCTCTGCAAAGTCCAA GAGTGCCCTGTGAACGGAAGGAGCTTCCGAGAGGAGCAGTGTTCATCATTTAACTCCCATGTGTACAATGGCAGAACCTATCAATGGAAACCTTTATATCCTG ATGACTATGTTCACATTTCTAGCAAGCCCTGTGACCTTCATTGCACCACCGTGGATGGTCAGAGACAGTTAATGGTTCAGGCCAGGGATGGAACATCCTGCAAATACACGGATTTCCGAGGGGTTTGCGTGTCTGGAAAATGTGAG CCCATTGGCTGTGATGGCATTCTCTTTTCCACCCACACCTTGGATAAATGTGGAGTTTGCCAAGGAGATGGGAGCAGCTGCACCCACGTAACCGGCAGTTACCGGAAAGGAAATTCTCATCTTG GCTATTCCCTGGTCACGCACATTCCCGCCGGAGCGAGGGATATCCAGATAGTGGAACGGAAAAAGTCTGCAGATGTTCTGG CTGTGGCTGATGAAGCTGGGTACTATTTCTTCAATGGGAACTATAAAGTGGACAGCCCAAAGAACTTCAACATTGCAGGCACGGTGTTCAAGTACCGCCGGCCCATGGACGTGTACGAGACTGGCATCGAGTACATTGTTGCCCAGGGACCCACAAATCAAGGGCTGAACATAATG GTCTGGAATCAAAATGGCAAGAACCCATCCATCACGTTTGAATACACTCTGCTGAGGAAGCCACACTCAAAGAATCTGCAGCCCATCTACTACACCTTCTCCGAGTCGGAGAGCGAGGAGAGCCGCGAGTTCGACGGGGACGTGCCACTGGGCTTTATCCAGCACAATGCAACCTATTTTGGGAAAATCTCCAGGGAAAGGGTAGACTTGGAGAACCAGGTGTTTGGAAGGCAGGACACGGAGGAAGATTTAAACTTGAGCAAAG ATTCAAACGTAACCAGGTCTACTTACCAGACAGACCATGACGACAGAGAGCCCgagggcaggctcagctccagggaGTTCCTTCTGGAGAACGCCATCACGGACAAGCTGCTGGGCAAGACCTCGGActccaaggagctgctgctcaacATCACCATGAACAGCATCTTTGCCCAGGGAGACCCAACCAACTCGGTGGGGTCACCTCTTGACAGCCTCTACGTGGACTACGAGGACAGCGATGGCCTCGTCACCTACTCGGTCAACAGCACCTTCATGGAGCTGAGCAATGGCAAAGCCACCAACACCTCTGCAGAGACGCCCTTCTCCAACGCCACCGTCACCATGAGCAGCCCTCAGGGGAACAGAACCCACAAAGCAAG AAACAGATTGAAGTTGTTAAGAAAGGGCCAAGGTGTGAGTGCTGCTGACATGTACAGGTGGAAGCTTTCCTCCCACGAACCCTGCAGCTCTACATGCACCACAG GAGTGATGTCCACTTACGCCATGTGTGTTCGCTATGATGGGATCGAGGTGGACGATGCCTACTGTGATGCCATGACCCGGCCCGAACCCATCCATGAAttctgtgctgggagagagTGCCAGCCAAG GTGGGAGACGAGCAGCTGGAGCGAGTGCTCGCGCACGTGCGGCGAGGGGTACCAGTTCCGCATCGTGCGCTGCTGGAAGATGATCTCACCGGGCTTCGACAGCTCCGTCTACAGCGACCTGTGCGAGGCGGCCGACATCGCCCGGCCCGACGAGCGCAAGGTCTGCAAGAACCCGGCCTGCGGGCCCCAGTGGGAGATGTCTGAGTGGTCAGAG TGCCCGGCGCGCTGCGGGGAGCGGAGCGTGGTGACAAGGGACATCCGCTGCTCGGAGGAGGAGAAGCTCTGCGATGCCAGCGCCCGGCCCCTGGCCGAGAAGAACTGCACGGGGCCACCGTGTGACCGGCAGTGGACAGTGTCCGACTGGGGACCG TGCAGCGGCGGCTgcgggcagggcaggatgaTCCGGCACGTGTACTGCAAAACCAGCGACGGGCGCGTGGTGCCCGAGTCCCAGTGCAACCTGGACACCAAACCCCTGGCCATCCACCCCTGTGGGGACAAGAACTGCCCCTCGCACTGGCTGGCACAGGACTGGGAGCGG TGCAACACGACGTGTGGCCGGGGTGTGAAGAAGAGGATCGTGCTCTGCCTGGAGATTGTCAATGGCAAGATCAAGACCCGCAGCCCCTCTGACTGTGACGTGGCCAAGAAGCCCGTGGAGGAGAGCACGTGCTTCGAGAGGCCCTGCTTCAAGTGGTACACCACCCCCTGGTCTGag TGCACAAAAACCTGTGGGATTGGCGTGAGGATGCGGGATGTGAAGTGCTACCAGGGCAAGGACATCGTGCGGGGCTGCGACCCGCTGGTGAAGCCGGTGGGCAAACAGACCTGtgacctgcagccctgccccacagagcccccag atGACAGCTGCCAGGACCAGGCAGGAACCAACTGTGCCTTGGCCATCAAGGTGAACCTGTGCAGCCACTGGTACTACAGCAAAGCCTGCTGCCGCTCCTGCCGTGCCCCCCACTCCTag
- the ADAMTSL2 gene encoding ADAMTS-like protein 2 isoform X5, which produces MEHPANTRISEGFACLENPIGCDGILFSTHTLDKCGVCQGDGSSCTHVTGSYRKGNSHLGYSLVTHIPAGARDIQIVERKKSADVLAVADEAGYYFFNGNYKVDSPKNFNIAGTVFKYRRPMDVYETGIEYIVAQGPTNQGLNIMVWNQNGKNPSITFEYTLLRKPHSKNLQPIYYTFSESESEESREFDGDVPLGFIQHNATYFGKISRERVDLENQVFGRQDTEEDLNLSKGQETNEVYERAETIDCEPKLKGKQPQDSNVTRSTYQTDHDDREPEGRLSSREFLLENAITDKLLGKTSDSKELLLNITMNSIFAQGDPTNSVGSPLDSLYVDYEDSDGLVTYSVNSTFMELSNGKATNTSAETPFSNATVTMSSPQGNRTHKARNRLKLLRKGQGVSAADMYRWKLSSHEPCSSTCTTGVMSTYAMCVRYDGIEVDDAYCDAMTRPEPIHEFCAGRECQPRWETSSWSECSRTCGEGYQFRIVRCWKMISPGFDSSVYSDLCEAADIARPDERKVCKNPACGPQWEMSEWSECPARCGERSVVTRDIRCSEEEKLCDASARPLAEKNCTGPPCDRQWTVSDWGPCSGGCGQGRMIRHVYCKTSDGRVVPESQCNLDTKPLAIHPCGDKNCPSHWLAQDWERCNTTCGRGVKKRIVLCLEIVNGKIKTRSPSDCDVAKKPVEESTCFERPCFKWYTTPWSECTKTCGIGVRMRDVKCYQGKDIVRGCDPLVKPVGKQTCDLQPCPTEPPDDSCQDQAGTNCALAIKVNLCSHWYYSKACCRSCRAPHS; this is translated from the exons ATGGAACATCCTGCAAATACACGGATTTCCGAGGGGTTTGCGTGTCTGGAAAAT CCCATTGGCTGTGATGGCATTCTCTTTTCCACCCACACCTTGGATAAATGTGGAGTTTGCCAAGGAGATGGGAGCAGCTGCACCCACGTAACCGGCAGTTACCGGAAAGGAAATTCTCATCTTG GCTATTCCCTGGTCACGCACATTCCCGCCGGAGCGAGGGATATCCAGATAGTGGAACGGAAAAAGTCTGCAGATGTTCTGG CTGTGGCTGATGAAGCTGGGTACTATTTCTTCAATGGGAACTATAAAGTGGACAGCCCAAAGAACTTCAACATTGCAGGCACGGTGTTCAAGTACCGCCGGCCCATGGACGTGTACGAGACTGGCATCGAGTACATTGTTGCCCAGGGACCCACAAATCAAGGGCTGAACATAATG GTCTGGAATCAAAATGGCAAGAACCCATCCATCACGTTTGAATACACTCTGCTGAGGAAGCCACACTCAAAGAATCTGCAGCCCATCTACTACACCTTCTCCGAGTCGGAGAGCGAGGAGAGCCGCGAGTTCGACGGGGACGTGCCACTGGGCTTTATCCAGCACAATGCAACCTATTTTGGGAAAATCTCCAGGGAAAGGGTAGACTTGGAGAACCAGGTGTTTGGAAGGCAGGACACGGAGGAAGATTTAAACTTGAGCAAAGGTCAGGAAACCAATGAGGTCTATGAAAGAGCAGAAACAATTGACTGTGAGCCAAAACTGAAGGGCAAACAACCCCAAG ATTCAAACGTAACCAGGTCTACTTACCAGACAGACCATGACGACAGAGAGCCCgagggcaggctcagctccagggaGTTCCTTCTGGAGAACGCCATCACGGACAAGCTGCTGGGCAAGACCTCGGActccaaggagctgctgctcaacATCACCATGAACAGCATCTTTGCCCAGGGAGACCCAACCAACTCGGTGGGGTCACCTCTTGACAGCCTCTACGTGGACTACGAGGACAGCGATGGCCTCGTCACCTACTCGGTCAACAGCACCTTCATGGAGCTGAGCAATGGCAAAGCCACCAACACCTCTGCAGAGACGCCCTTCTCCAACGCCACCGTCACCATGAGCAGCCCTCAGGGGAACAGAACCCACAAAGCAAG AAACAGATTGAAGTTGTTAAGAAAGGGCCAAGGTGTGAGTGCTGCTGACATGTACAGGTGGAAGCTTTCCTCCCACGAACCCTGCAGCTCTACATGCACCACAG GAGTGATGTCCACTTACGCCATGTGTGTTCGCTATGATGGGATCGAGGTGGACGATGCCTACTGTGATGCCATGACCCGGCCCGAACCCATCCATGAAttctgtgctgggagagagTGCCAGCCAAG GTGGGAGACGAGCAGCTGGAGCGAGTGCTCGCGCACGTGCGGCGAGGGGTACCAGTTCCGCATCGTGCGCTGCTGGAAGATGATCTCACCGGGCTTCGACAGCTCCGTCTACAGCGACCTGTGCGAGGCGGCCGACATCGCCCGGCCCGACGAGCGCAAGGTCTGCAAGAACCCGGCCTGCGGGCCCCAGTGGGAGATGTCTGAGTGGTCAGAG TGCCCGGCGCGCTGCGGGGAGCGGAGCGTGGTGACAAGGGACATCCGCTGCTCGGAGGAGGAGAAGCTCTGCGATGCCAGCGCCCGGCCCCTGGCCGAGAAGAACTGCACGGGGCCACCGTGTGACCGGCAGTGGACAGTGTCCGACTGGGGACCG TGCAGCGGCGGCTgcgggcagggcaggatgaTCCGGCACGTGTACTGCAAAACCAGCGACGGGCGCGTGGTGCCCGAGTCCCAGTGCAACCTGGACACCAAACCCCTGGCCATCCACCCCTGTGGGGACAAGAACTGCCCCTCGCACTGGCTGGCACAGGACTGGGAGCGG TGCAACACGACGTGTGGCCGGGGTGTGAAGAAGAGGATCGTGCTCTGCCTGGAGATTGTCAATGGCAAGATCAAGACCCGCAGCCCCTCTGACTGTGACGTGGCCAAGAAGCCCGTGGAGGAGAGCACGTGCTTCGAGAGGCCCTGCTTCAAGTGGTACACCACCCCCTGGTCTGag TGCACAAAAACCTGTGGGATTGGCGTGAGGATGCGGGATGTGAAGTGCTACCAGGGCAAGGACATCGTGCGGGGCTGCGACCCGCTGGTGAAGCCGGTGGGCAAACAGACCTGtgacctgcagccctgccccacagagcccccag atGACAGCTGCCAGGACCAGGCAGGAACCAACTGTGCCTTGGCCATCAAGGTGAACCTGTGCAGCCACTGGTACTACAGCAAAGCCTGCTGCCGCTCCTGCCGTGCCCCCCACTCCTag
- the ADAMTSL2 gene encoding ADAMTS-like protein 2 isoform X1: MKISKWRWSSISISAQLQLKGTLALLLVGNVVFVIAQQDLAQTSNSLEEGSDVTAYWWGEWTKWTACTRTCGGGVKSQERHCLRQRRKSVSGLANKTCTGTSKRYQLCKVQECPVNGRSFREEQCSSFNSHVYNGRTYQWKPLYPDDYVHISSKPCDLHCTTVDGQRQLMVQARDGTSCKYTDFRGVCVSGKCEPIGCDGILFSTHTLDKCGVCQGDGSSCTHVTGSYRKGNSHLGYSLVTHIPAGARDIQIVERKKSADVLAVADEAGYYFFNGNYKVDSPKNFNIAGTVFKYRRPMDVYETGIEYIVAQGPTNQGLNIMVWNQNGKNPSITFEYTLLRKPHSKNLQPIYYTFSESESEESREFDGDVPLGFIQHNATYFGKISRERVDLENQVFGRQDTEEDLNLSKGQETNEVYERAETIDCEPKLKGKQPQDSNVTRSTYQTDHDDREPEGRLSSREFLLENAITDKLLGKTSDSKELLLNITMNSIFAQGDPTNSVGSPLDSLYVDYEDSDGLVTYSVNSTFMELSNGKATNTSAETPFSNATVTMSSPQGNRTHKARNRLKLLRKGQGVSAADMYRWKLSSHEPCSSTCTTGVMSTYAMCVRYDGIEVDDAYCDAMTRPEPIHEFCAGRECQPRWETSSWSECSRTCGEGYQFRIVRCWKMISPGFDSSVYSDLCEAADIARPDERKVCKNPACGPQWEMSEWSECPARCGERSVVTRDIRCSEEEKLCDASARPLAEKNCTGPPCDRQWTVSDWGPCSGGCGQGRMIRHVYCKTSDGRVVPESQCNLDTKPLAIHPCGDKNCPSHWLAQDWERCNTTCGRGVKKRIVLCLEIVNGKIKTRSPSDCDVAKKPVEESTCFERPCFKWYTTPWSECTKTCGIGVRMRDVKCYQGKDIVRGCDPLVKPVGKQTCDLQPCPTEPPDDSCQDQAGTNCALAIKVNLCSHWYYSKACCRSCRAPHS; encoded by the exons ATGAAGATATCCAAGTGGAGGTGGAGCAGCATCTCCAtcagtgctcagctgcagctgaaaggCACCCTGGCCCTTCTTCTTGTGGGCAATGTTGTCTTTGTCATAGCTCAG caggacctggcacagACGTCCAACAGCCTGGAGGAGGGCTCAGATGTCACTGCTTACTGGTGGGGAGAGTGGACCAAGTGGACAGCGTGCACCAGGACCTGTGGGGGAGGTGTGAAATCCCAGGAGAGGCactgcctgaggcagag GAGGAAGTCAGTGAGTGGGCTGGCTAATAAAACTTGCACTGGAACATCCAAAAGATACCAGCTCTGCAAAGTCCAA GAGTGCCCTGTGAACGGAAGGAGCTTCCGAGAGGAGCAGTGTTCATCATTTAACTCCCATGTGTACAATGGCAGAACCTATCAATGGAAACCTTTATATCCTG ATGACTATGTTCACATTTCTAGCAAGCCCTGTGACCTTCATTGCACCACCGTGGATGGTCAGAGACAGTTAATGGTTCAGGCCAGGGATGGAACATCCTGCAAATACACGGATTTCCGAGGGGTTTGCGTGTCTGGAAAATGTGAG CCCATTGGCTGTGATGGCATTCTCTTTTCCACCCACACCTTGGATAAATGTGGAGTTTGCCAAGGAGATGGGAGCAGCTGCACCCACGTAACCGGCAGTTACCGGAAAGGAAATTCTCATCTTG GCTATTCCCTGGTCACGCACATTCCCGCCGGAGCGAGGGATATCCAGATAGTGGAACGGAAAAAGTCTGCAGATGTTCTGG CTGTGGCTGATGAAGCTGGGTACTATTTCTTCAATGGGAACTATAAAGTGGACAGCCCAAAGAACTTCAACATTGCAGGCACGGTGTTCAAGTACCGCCGGCCCATGGACGTGTACGAGACTGGCATCGAGTACATTGTTGCCCAGGGACCCACAAATCAAGGGCTGAACATAATG GTCTGGAATCAAAATGGCAAGAACCCATCCATCACGTTTGAATACACTCTGCTGAGGAAGCCACACTCAAAGAATCTGCAGCCCATCTACTACACCTTCTCCGAGTCGGAGAGCGAGGAGAGCCGCGAGTTCGACGGGGACGTGCCACTGGGCTTTATCCAGCACAATGCAACCTATTTTGGGAAAATCTCCAGGGAAAGGGTAGACTTGGAGAACCAGGTGTTTGGAAGGCAGGACACGGAGGAAGATTTAAACTTGAGCAAAGGTCAGGAAACCAATGAGGTCTATGAAAGAGCAGAAACAATTGACTGTGAGCCAAAACTGAAGGGCAAACAACCCCAAG ATTCAAACGTAACCAGGTCTACTTACCAGACAGACCATGACGACAGAGAGCCCgagggcaggctcagctccagggaGTTCCTTCTGGAGAACGCCATCACGGACAAGCTGCTGGGCAAGACCTCGGActccaaggagctgctgctcaacATCACCATGAACAGCATCTTTGCCCAGGGAGACCCAACCAACTCGGTGGGGTCACCTCTTGACAGCCTCTACGTGGACTACGAGGACAGCGATGGCCTCGTCACCTACTCGGTCAACAGCACCTTCATGGAGCTGAGCAATGGCAAAGCCACCAACACCTCTGCAGAGACGCCCTTCTCCAACGCCACCGTCACCATGAGCAGCCCTCAGGGGAACAGAACCCACAAAGCAAG AAACAGATTGAAGTTGTTAAGAAAGGGCCAAGGTGTGAGTGCTGCTGACATGTACAGGTGGAAGCTTTCCTCCCACGAACCCTGCAGCTCTACATGCACCACAG GAGTGATGTCCACTTACGCCATGTGTGTTCGCTATGATGGGATCGAGGTGGACGATGCCTACTGTGATGCCATGACCCGGCCCGAACCCATCCATGAAttctgtgctgggagagagTGCCAGCCAAG GTGGGAGACGAGCAGCTGGAGCGAGTGCTCGCGCACGTGCGGCGAGGGGTACCAGTTCCGCATCGTGCGCTGCTGGAAGATGATCTCACCGGGCTTCGACAGCTCCGTCTACAGCGACCTGTGCGAGGCGGCCGACATCGCCCGGCCCGACGAGCGCAAGGTCTGCAAGAACCCGGCCTGCGGGCCCCAGTGGGAGATGTCTGAGTGGTCAGAG TGCCCGGCGCGCTGCGGGGAGCGGAGCGTGGTGACAAGGGACATCCGCTGCTCGGAGGAGGAGAAGCTCTGCGATGCCAGCGCCCGGCCCCTGGCCGAGAAGAACTGCACGGGGCCACCGTGTGACCGGCAGTGGACAGTGTCCGACTGGGGACCG TGCAGCGGCGGCTgcgggcagggcaggatgaTCCGGCACGTGTACTGCAAAACCAGCGACGGGCGCGTGGTGCCCGAGTCCCAGTGCAACCTGGACACCAAACCCCTGGCCATCCACCCCTGTGGGGACAAGAACTGCCCCTCGCACTGGCTGGCACAGGACTGGGAGCGG TGCAACACGACGTGTGGCCGGGGTGTGAAGAAGAGGATCGTGCTCTGCCTGGAGATTGTCAATGGCAAGATCAAGACCCGCAGCCCCTCTGACTGTGACGTGGCCAAGAAGCCCGTGGAGGAGAGCACGTGCTTCGAGAGGCCCTGCTTCAAGTGGTACACCACCCCCTGGTCTGag TGCACAAAAACCTGTGGGATTGGCGTGAGGATGCGGGATGTGAAGTGCTACCAGGGCAAGGACATCGTGCGGGGCTGCGACCCGCTGGTGAAGCCGGTGGGCAAACAGACCTGtgacctgcagccctgccccacagagcccccag atGACAGCTGCCAGGACCAGGCAGGAACCAACTGTGCCTTGGCCATCAAGGTGAACCTGTGCAGCCACTGGTACTACAGCAAAGCCTGCTGCCGCTCCTGCCGTGCCCCCCACTCCTag